A stretch of Candidatus Thorarchaeota archaeon DNA encodes these proteins:
- a CDS encoding PadR family transcriptional regulator: MHHDMRERLRQTIDLFKQKGATSRENALSLDELGLPSVFEYFIDSPMGERLPFQEVDGKYYLDEEGVDEYKEAPFPIPPMTRWAKQTARVPKGYLRYRVLLLLKEKPMAGSEIMSRIEEETGGRYSPSPGSIYPLLKKLKESGLAEELPTIDGMKRYELTDMGHAFLEEQSGQFEKMKQRLSSGPMSVPPFLDLPDEIDYLRDSARRLLHALLAVTMELTDHPESEVAEKLESLMTEAAEEAERLLAELKS, translated from the coding sequence ATGCATCACGATATGCGGGAACGGCTCAGGCAAACCATAGATCTCTTCAAGCAGAAGGGAGCAACAAGCAGAGAAAATGCCTTGTCTCTGGATGAGCTGGGATTACCAAGCGTCTTTGAGTATTTCATAGATTCTCCGATGGGGGAACGCCTTCCATTTCAAGAGGTTGATGGAAAATACTATCTCGATGAAGAGGGTGTGGATGAGTACAAGGAGGCTCCATTTCCGATTCCTCCAATGACCCGTTGGGCAAAGCAAACTGCGCGAGTCCCTAAAGGCTACTTGAGATATCGGGTTCTCTTACTATTGAAAGAAAAACCAATGGCTGGCTCTGAGATTATGTCCCGCATCGAGGAAGAGACAGGCGGCAGATACAGTCCCAGTCCAGGCTCGATATATCCTCTCTTGAAGAAACTGAAAGAGAGTGGGCTTGCTGAAGAACTACCAACTATTGATGGTATGAAGCGATACGAGCTAACAGATATGGGACACGCTTTTCTAGAGGAGCAAAGCGGCCAGTTTGAAAAGATGAAACAGCGGCTCAGTTCGGGCCCGATGTCAGTCCCACCATTTCTAGATCTTCCTGATGAGATTGACTATCTCAGGGATTCAGCTCGAAGGCTGCTCCATGCTTTGCTGGCAGTCACGATGGAACTGACTGATCATCCTGAATCCGAGGTTGCCGAGAAGCTAGAGTCTCTCATGACTGAAGCCGCAGAAGAAGCTGAACGACTTCTTGCCGAACTCAAATCGTGA
- a CDS encoding ABC transporter permease, with protein sequence MKARDTLSYSFGAIRLRKVRSGLTTLGIVIGVGAIVALLSFTQGFQVAITGQFQEGLSTDVVTVQTGSTGFGFNSNGDSDFTLYANDTELVNEIDGVVTSSATISKTVTAELDDSDRTLSLTGADFDTYRELYSTFVAEHGIIPDNPDDDEMVIGHSLYDPWNNGTHLVEPGDTVNVYYTVRNGTKLVPVNKSVTIVGILEEIGAFGFGPSDTGAYISLESAMEYFDSEEISQISVKLESDDSDFIDSVSEDIEELFLNEVSVVSATAMLNTISNALDTVELLLGGIAGISLLVAGIGIMNIMIVSLMERTREIGILKALGSTGRNVLLIFLGEALLIGLIGGALGIGVGALLANFFGRFMSGLGGPGAQRAPMAITPVLTPTLALEALLFGVLVSVVFALYPAWRASKLEPVEALRSE encoded by the coding sequence GTGAAAGCACGTGATACACTATCATACTCATTTGGTGCCATTCGTCTACGAAAGGTTCGGTCTGGCCTGACCACTTTGGGAATCGTTATTGGCGTTGGGGCGATAGTTGCACTCCTATCCTTCACTCAGGGTTTCCAGGTGGCAATAACTGGCCAGTTCCAAGAAGGTCTTTCTACTGATGTTGTGACTGTACAGACAGGCTCAACTGGTTTTGGTTTCAACAGTAACGGAGATAGTGACTTCACACTGTACGCGAACGATACTGAGCTTGTTAACGAGATAGATGGAGTTGTTACTTCTAGCGCCACGATTTCTAAGACCGTTACTGCTGAATTAGACGATTCGGATAGAACACTCAGCCTAACCGGGGCAGACTTTGATACATACCGCGAATTGTATTCAACATTTGTCGCCGAACATGGGATTATACCTGACAATCCTGATGATGATGAGATGGTTATTGGACACAGTCTTTATGATCCGTGGAATAACGGAACACACCTAGTAGAACCTGGCGATACCGTGAATGTATACTACACGGTGAGAAACGGAACCAAGCTGGTACCTGTCAACAAGTCAGTGACAATCGTTGGGATTCTGGAGGAAATCGGTGCCTTTGGATTCGGCCCCTCTGACACGGGGGCGTACATATCCCTAGAATCAGCAATGGAGTACTTCGATTCAGAAGAGATTTCTCAAATCTCAGTCAAGCTTGAGAGTGATGATAGTGACTTTATCGACTCAGTTTCGGAAGACATTGAGGAGCTATTCCTCAACGAGGTGTCAGTTGTTTCTGCCACAGCAATGCTGAATACCATTTCTAATGCTCTTGACACTGTCGAGCTTCTCCTTGGGGGAATTGCTGGGATATCGCTTCTTGTTGCAGGGATTGGAATCATGAATATCATGATTGTCTCCCTCATGGAGCGCACTCGAGAAATTGGAATTCTGAAGGCATTAGGCTCAACCGGCAGGAATGTGCTGCTCATCTTTCTTGGAGAAGCACTTCTTATTGGTTTGATTGGTGGTGCCCTCGGGATTGGGGTTGGGGCACTCCTAGCCAATTTCTTTGGTCGATTCATGAGTGGTTTAGGAGGTCCTGGAGCTCAACGTGCCCCAATGGCCATCACACCCGTCCTAACACCCACATTGGCCCTTGAGGCCTTGCTCTTCGGAGTACTTGTGAGTGTCGTGTTTGCACTCTACCCGGCATGGCGAGCCTCCAAGCTGGAACCAGTAGAAGCGCTTAGAAGTGAGTAG
- a CDS encoding ABC transporter ATP-binding protein, whose product MLFRPTQGSIQLNTVLQIEDATKHYRMGEVTVKALRGVSFDVHQGELISILGPSGSGKSTLLNLAGALDRPTSGKVVLSGVNLNELDDNELAGMRKSVGFVFQFYNLIPRLNAKGNVELPLTIAGMSKEERKARVTDALTKVGLGKRMDHKPAELSGGERQRVAIARALVNNPTFLLMDEPTGNLDSETAQDIMELVIGLNEEQHITCIIVTHDPEVSKETPRILRMRDGHIVSDGGN is encoded by the coding sequence ATGTTGTTCCGCCCCACACAGGGGTCGATACAACTGAACACAGTACTACAAATAGAGGATGCAACGAAACACTATAGAATGGGTGAAGTGACAGTCAAAGCCTTACGTGGAGTCAGTTTTGATGTCCACCAGGGCGAACTGATTTCAATTCTGGGACCAAGTGGAAGCGGCAAATCCACCTTGCTTAACTTAGCGGGTGCCTTGGACCGACCAACTAGCGGGAAAGTGGTCTTGAGTGGTGTGAATTTGAACGAGCTGGATGATAACGAGCTTGCTGGCATGAGGAAATCGGTTGGTTTTGTTTTTCAGTTCTATAATCTCATACCCCGGCTAAATGCCAAGGGGAATGTCGAGCTTCCGCTTACCATTGCAGGAATGTCAAAGGAGGAGCGAAAAGCCCGAGTAACTGATGCCTTGACCAAGGTTGGTCTTGGAAAGCGAATGGATCACAAACCTGCTGAGCTTAGCGGCGGTGAACGTCAGCGTGTTGCTATTGCACGGGCACTTGTGAATAATCCAACATTCTTGCTCATGGACGAGCCAACTGGCAATCTTGATTCAGAGACGGCTCAAGACATCATGGAGCTTGTTATAGGGCTGAATGAAGAGCAGCACATTACTTGTATCATCGTCACTCATGATCCAGAAGTTTCCAAGGAAACGCCACGGATTCTCAGAATGCGTGACGGGCATATCGTGTCTGACGGGGGGAACTAG